One region of Armigeres subalbatus isolate Guangzhou_Male chromosome 3, GZ_Asu_2, whole genome shotgun sequence genomic DNA includes:
- the LOC134226378 gene encoding integumentary mucin C.1-like — translation MSQLRCVLLAFAVIAISWAAGQQPTEGSIVIPDSSTVTTPPDDKNTTTTSTPPPTTPTTKAPDNTTTTSSTTSTTTTTTTTTTTTPTPAPNTTTTTVTPPTPAPTPDNHNTTTTSTTTPSPTPTPNPTPTPTPSPAPTPVPHCKRFDGYSFVGGMILAYGSLAIALVLWKFYKARTERNYHTL, via the exons ATGTCCCAACTGCGGTGCGTGTTGCTGGCGTTCGCCGTGATAGCCATTTCGTGGGCTGCTGGACAGCAACCGACTGAGGGATCAATTG TAATCCCGGATTCTTCAACGGTTACGACACCACCGGATGACAAGAACACAACCACAACCAGTACGCCGCCGCCAACAACACCAACAACCAAG GCCCCGGACAACACAACCACCACCAGTTCAACCACAAGTACCACGACAACGACCACAACAACAACTACTACTACCCCGACTCCAGCTCCGAACACAACTACAACCACCGTGACGCCACCTACCCCGGCGCCCACTCCGGACAATCATAATACAACCACGACCAGCACCACCACCCCATCGCCGACACCTACTCCAAACCCAACACCAACCCCGACGCCCTCGCCGGCACCCACTCCGGTACCACACTGCAAGCGGTTCGATGGGTACTCGTTCGTCGGTGGAATGATCCTGGCGTACGGATCGCTCGCGATCGCCCTCGTGCTGTGGAAATTCTACAAGGCCCGCACCGAGCGGAACTACCACACGCTGTAA